Proteins encoded within one genomic window of Bombus terrestris chromosome 11, iyBomTerr1.2, whole genome shotgun sequence:
- the LOC100651892 gene encoding trithorax group protein osa isoform X2, which produces MAATQAESQQNDVKLNESVKCAQKRPQVGGNSASVNTKQQLDPEPGDKVSRGAAQLLKYVNRGGDTGFEMSQYREDIGGHTAGEVKSPREAGQAPQESIGKQEPLDTPGHPNHPGHPFTSNVIRDYPEEYTNKSNEFPSKSLTDYPAKQVPEYMGKHGDFSGKQLDYHGKHLIHESERVHRVEMEEHYAASKIESRLAYVGATPTSFPGQPRFLSGQSISQATGPTPTLNQLLQASTPVHRFHGNYPGMGPEPYQQPWPIQRPPVVPPVYPQPGQRPPQTGSPRLHAGPGGPSSPTPMPYQQYTQRYSSPTRPHAPYSHHQLNSYTTQTSHPSSLYTEQRGWNQGGPPNPPPPSANQTNPSSQSPQRALSQSPAPPPSASPQPQSTSQSQSFHNLQQRSTTPNTQGIDSGELSGQNSNDSSNGPACPGTPNSQGMRPTPSPTGSTGSRSMSPAVGQQNVQMPPRPSSSQSDGSGPARMSHSPMTTQGAYQQPLGPSPHMHSYKMNNTGPGVVQPGPGSTSLGGINPMGGGMGYAAGGTTAGQPGGYHGQGPYPPPRPHVQFPQGYPSPANSQPPPNNQYQASNRPNNLVQYPPYTHKMGFNSVPPGMPPSPGPPQVYGGSGTTGMVPPGAPGVAVIGNMGPPASSMGPPPPSPNHVSSQPPPTSSAVPHLHTPAATPPLNHEGSPMPPPSTTPNSHPASTPTPTSHSSADLTTETSNDSGITTTASGTSVINVTSTSSGTVTSVITTGPDGTSLDEGSQQSTLSNASAASGEDPTFPPKVRKDMMGGYHSHPTTPQSTVPSPGAASINSIHEEYPDMNSPGWPRTPASPVFNSHVPQDPYRPKKPDSLAKLYEMDDTMERRTWLDKLVNFMEERRTPITSCPTISKNPLDLFRLYLYVKERGGFMEVTKNKTWKDIAGLLGIGASSSAAYTLRKHYTKHLLAYECHFDRGGVDPQPIINQVEAGSKKKPSKGTASVPSPGSSNSQDSFPAAGSSNASMDGYGSYQSGYTGGTPGGPSSEYTPPPPRPPSQSSAPSPHQGGLNQGGQNSTNPFDDGVGRLFRKSNATPHPGPLRASGIQQGSYQNTGSYQNYPQDQYNRSQANTLSQQGEFNQPYSPRSHYSPYVPDVDRGYPGGNMPPNNASGQDIYNRYSSSQQPANYSAGTPPNARSNSYPSAPQAHPPTVPQQTATSQPSSPSQPSAASSYSCPQDYYRPEQGGYGAPGGTQIYSGGANANKNMPPPPPGPNPPRRHPDFAKDQQYPQYNQQRPAYPGWPNTTNQYNSNSGNNRVQYPSQPPQPQVQQQQPQPQQQTPQSASSTPSSVLPNSQQWGSQQPNRTTPQPTLNAIAHAPPPWDHRYTNQPSPLYPTPGNHQNQLGINPMISQQPTSKREMTFPPDSVEAMTPLLYKRRKLTRADVAPIEAWRIMMALRSGLLAESCWALDVLNILLFDDSSVSYFGLAHLPGLLDVLLEHFSRSLSDMFESPVNEDDRNWNQSADGPEVDLGAVTRPIDPEDRTKLLSSANYTFLSRRGRPVKIVPRDDDLFVLDTRRSWDHQDCESETEPWQVDNNTTKYIVTCFQSEIGSVPFARLLRDEKPPLLQKEVECTDMKDETKADSGTLEASEFSQKTAEPGEKPKETNEKKQLDKKKKTKTLSDVLSRIKKEPVEMNDLTRELFEKKNDGFKKECDTETKVNNNMGEHFADIPKPEEEAVPTQNGLNDMTSNAEVEKIEIKVENEEQESVMKDDNKEGPRLNIKDPAGTLKRRRISDYEDESYSRDEASLYLVTETQDNLARRCVCLSTILRNLTFIPGNEAEFAKNVTFLSLLGKLLLLHHEHPVRTQKTRNYDREEDADFADSCSSLQGESEWWWDFLHHIRENVLVMAANIAGHMDLSQHPEEISRPVLDGLLHWAVCPAAHGQDPFPTVGPNSSLSPQRLALEALCKLCVTECNVDLVVATPPYSRLQRLCSVLTRLLCRSEEQVLREFGVNLLHFLSAADSGVARTIALQTPCVALLVAFIEQAESSALGVANQHGLAALRDNPESMGTSLDMLRRAAGTLLNLARHPDNRTLLLQHESRLLALVMSQILDQQVAAIVARVLFQCSRGT; this is translated from the exons ATGGCTGCGACGCAAGCCGAGAGCCAACAAAACGATGTGAAGCTGAACGAGTCCGTGAAATGTGCACAGAAACGTCCGCAAGTCGGTGGGAATAGTGCAAGTGTTAATACGAAGCAGCAGCTGGATCCAGAGCCGGGTGATAAAGTGTCCCGGGGCGCGGCCCAGCTGCTTAAATATGTGAATCGCGGCGGGGACACGGGTTTCGAGATGAGTCAATACCGCGAGGACATTGGTGGACACACTGCCGGTGAAGTCAAATCACCAAGGGAGGCTGGACAAGCTCCTCAAGAATCTATCGGCAAACAAGAGCCTCTCGATACGCCCGGGCATCCAAACCATCCCGGACATCCGTTCACCTCGAACGTAATACGCGATTATCCGGAGGAGTATACCAACAAATCAAACGAATTTCCCTCCAAATCATTGACCGATTATCCAGCGAAGCAGGTACCAGAGTACATGGGAAAGCATGGAGACTTTTCAGGGAAACAGTTGGATTATCATGGTAAACACTTAATACATGAAAGTGAAAGAGTTCATCGGGTCGAAATGGAAGAGCATTATGCAGCTTCCAAGATTGAATCACGATTGGCATATGTAGGGGCTACGCCAACCAGTTTTCCGGGTCAACCAAGGTTTTTATCAGGGCAAAGTATATCACAAGCTACTGGTCCAACACCAACGTTAAATCAGTTACTCCAAGCATCTACTCCTGTTCACCGTTTTCATGGAAATTATCCTGGAATGGGGCCAGAGCCTTATCAACAACCATGGCCCATCCAACGACCCCCAGTTGTCCCTCCGGTTTATCCACAACCTGGCCAACGTCCTCCACAGACG GGGTCACCAAGATTGCATGCAGGACCTGGAGGACCAAGTTCCCCAACTCCTATGCCATATCAACAATATACACAACGTTATTCTTCTCCTACAAGACCTCATGCACCATACAGCCACCATCAG ctAAACTCATATACTACGCAAACTAGCCATCCTTCCAGTTTATACACAGAACAGAGAGGTTGGAATCAAGGTGGACCACCAAATCCACCACCACCTTCAGCCAATCAGACCAATCCTTCCAGCCAATCACCACAGCGTGCTCTTTCTCAATCCCCAGCACCACCACCTTCTGCATCTCCACAACCACAGTCAACTAGCCAATCTCAA AGTTTCCATAACTTACAGCAACGATCAACAACACCAAATACTCAAGGAATAGATTCAGGG gaATTATCTGGACAAAATAGTAACGATAGTTCGAATGGACCTGCTTGTCCTGGAACACCAAATTCACAGGGGATGAGACCCACCCCTTCTCCTACAGGATCTACAGGTTCTCGCTCGATGTCCCCTGCTGTTG GTCAACAAAACGTTCAGATGCCTCCACGCCCGTCAAGTAGCCAGTCAGATGGTAGTGGACCTGCACGAATGAGTCACTCTCCTATGACAACTCAAG GAGCATACCAGCAGCCATTGGGTCCTTCGCCACACATGCATAGCTATAAAATGAATAACACTGGTCCTGGTGTTGTTCAACCAGGACCTGGTTCTACAAGCCTTGGTGGAATAAACCCAATGGGTGGTGGTATGGGATATGCAGCTGGTGGAACGACTGCAGGTCAGCCTGGGGGTTATCATGGGCAAGGTCCCTATCCACCTCCCCGTCCACATGTACAATTTCCACAGGGATATCCATCACCAGCTAATTCACAACCACCACCCAACAATCAGTATCAAGCTTCTAATAGGCCCAATAATTTGGTGCAATATCCTCCATATACA CATAAAATGGGATTTAATAGTGTACCACCAGGGATGCCACCTAGTCCAGGACCACCTCAGGTTTATGGAGGTAGTGGTACAACAGGTATGGTACCTCCAGGTGCCCCTGGAGTAGCCGTGATTGGTAATATGGGTCCACCGGCAAGTTCAATGGGTCCTCCACCTCCATCCCCTAATCACGTTAGTAGTCAACCACCACCAACCAGCTCAGCTGTACCACATTTGCATACTCCTGCGGCTACACCACCTCTCAATCACGAAGGAAGTCCAATGCCTCCACCAAGTACTACACCCAATTCACATCCCGCTTCAACACCAACACCAACTAGCCATAGTTCTGCAGATCTTACTACTGAAACTTCTAATGATAGTGGCATAACTACCACTGCTTCAG GTACATCAGTTATAAATGTTACTTCCACTTCAAGTGGCACTGTTACATCTGTAATAACAACTGGTCCTGATGGTACATCCTTAGATGAAGGTTCTCAACAGTCGACGTTGTCAAACGCATCAGCTG ctTCTGGAGAAGATCCAACATTTCCACCAAAGGTACGGAAGGATATGATGGGAGGATATCATAGCCATCCAACTACACCACAGAGTACAGTTCCATCACCTGGTGCTGCGAGTATTAACTCCATACACGAAGAATATCCTGATATGAACAGTCCTGGTTGGCCACGTACTCCTGCTAGTCCT gtATTTAACAGTCATGTGCCTCAAGACCCGTACAGACCTAAG AAACCAGACAGTTTAGCAAAGCTGTATGAAATGGATGATACAATGGAACGAAGAACATGGTTGGATAAATTAGTTAACTTCATGGAAGAACGAAGAACACCTATTACTAGCTGTCCTACCATCTCCAAGAACCCCCTCGACCTATTTCGGCTATACCTCTACGTGAAAGAGAGGGGGGGCTTCATGGAG GTGACCAAAAATAAAACGTGGAAAGATATAGCTGGATTATTGGGCATTGGTGCAAGTAGCAGTGCAGCATACACACTAAGGAAACACTATACCAAGCATTTGTTAGCGTATGAATGTCATTTCGACCGTGGAGGTGTCGATCCTCAGCCTATCATAAATCAAGTTGAAGCTGGTTCAAAAAAGAAACCATCAAAAGGAACTGCCTCCGTACCTTCACCAG GATCTTCCAATTCACAAGATTCCTTCCCTGCTGCTGGATCAAGTAATGCTTCCATGGATGGTTATGGAAGTTATCAGAGTGGTTATACTGGTGGTACACCCGGAGGACCCTCGTCAGAGTATACACCTCCTCCTCCAAGACCACCTAGTCAGAGTAGTGCACCTTCTCCACATCAAG GTGGTTTGAACCAGGGCGGGCAGAATAGCACGAATCCGTTCGACGACGGCGTGGGACGCCTTTTTCGCAAGTCGAACGCAACGCCCCACCCTGGTCCGCTACGAGCCTCAG GTATACAACAAGGCAGTTACCAGAATACAGGTTCCTACCAAAACTACCCTCAAGATCAGTACAATCGGTCGCAAGCAAACACATTGTCACAACAGGGAGAATTTAATCAACCTTACTCACCGCGATCACATTATTCACCTTATGTACCAGACGTTGATAG AGGATACCCTGGGGGAAATATGCCGCCGAACAATGCTAGCGGACAAGATATATACAATAGATATAGTAGTAGTCAACAGCCAGCAAATTATTCGGCGGGTACACCACCTAATGCAAGAAGTAATAGCTATCCATCTGCGCCTCAAGCACATCCACCTACTGTACCGCAACAAACGGCAACGAGCCAACCTTCTTCACCTTCACAGCCTTCTGCTGCTTCGTCTTATTCTTGCCCTCAAGATTATTATCGACCGGAACAG GGTGGATATGGAGCTCCTGGAGGAACACAGATATACTCAGGTGGTGCGAATGCAAATAAGAATatgccaccgccaccgccaggTCCAAATCCACCTAGACGTCACCCAGATTTTGCCAAAGACCAACAGTATCCGCAATATAATCAACAACGACCAGCCTACCCAg GATGGCCAAATACAACTAATCAGTACAATAGTAATAGTGGAAATAATAGAGTTCAATATCCATCTCAACCACCACAACCCCAGGTACAGCAACAACAACCACAACCGCAACAACAAACACCACAGTCTGCTTCTTCTACACCTTCGTCAGTACTTCCTAATAGTCAACAGTGGGGTAGCCAGCAACCAAATAGAACCACACCTCAGCCGACATTGAATGCTATAGCTCACGCTCCTCCACCGTGGGATCATCGTTATACGAATCAACCGTCCCCTCTTTATCCTACACCTGGAAATCATCAG AATCAGCTTGGTATAAATCCCATGATTAGCCAGCAGCCAACATCGAAAAGAGAAATGACATTCCCTCCCGATAGTGTGGAAGCGATGACACCACTTCTGTACAAACGGCGGAAACTTACACGTGCCGATGTAGCACCGATAGAAGCTTGGCGTATTATGATGGCCTTGAGGTCAGGCTTATTAGCCGAAAGCTGTTGGGCTCTTGATGTATTAAATATCTTACTATTCGATGACTCTTCT GTAAGTTATTTCGGGCTGGCACACTTACCTGGGCTGTTGGATGTTTTGTTGGAACATTTCTCACGTTCTTTGTCCGATATGTTCGAATCACCAGTAAATGAAGATGATCGAAATTGGAACCAATCAGCAGATGGTCCGGAAGTCGATCTCGGTGCCGTAACACGTCCCATTGATCCTGAAGATCGAACGAAATTACTTTCATCAGCAAATTACACGTTTCTGTCGAGACGTGGTCGTCCAGTAAAAATCGTTCCAAGAGATGACGATTTGTTTGTTCTAGACACAAGGAGATCTTGGGATCATCAAGACTGTGAATCAGAAACTGAACCCTGGCAAGTTGATAATAATACCACTAAGTACATAGTGACGTGTTTTCAATCTGAAATAGGATCAGTACCATTTGCCCGCCTCCTTCGAGACGAGAAACCGCCTTTGCTGCAGAAGGAAGTAGAGTGTACAGACATGAAAGACGAAACCAAAGCAGATTCTGGTACACTCGAAGCATCAGAGTTCTCTCAAAAGACAGCTGAACCTGGGGAGAAACCAAAAGAAACGAATGAGAAGAAACAGCtagacaagaagaagaagacaaaaACTTTGAGTGATGTTTTGTCGAGGATTAAGAAAGAACCGGTTGAGATGAACGATCTTACGAGAGAACTATTTGAGAAAAAGAACGACGGGTTCAAGAAAGAGTGTGACACCGAGACAAAGGTGAATAACAATATGGGTGAACACTTTGCAGACATACCGAAACCCGAAGAGGAGGCCGTGCCTACACAAAACGGTTTGAACGACATGACAAGCAACGCCGAGGTGGAGAAAATTGAGATCAAAGTGGAGAACGAGGAACAAGAATCAGTAATGAAAGATGATAATAAGGAGGGACCAAGATTAAACATAAAAGATCCAGCTGGCACGTTAAAAAGAAGACGAATAAGTGACTACGAGGACGAGAGTTACTCGAGGGACGAAGCAAGTTTGTATCTTGTTACAGAGACGCAAGATAACCTGGCTCGACGTTGCGTCTGTTTGTCCACAATTCTAAGGAATCTCACATTTATCCCGGGCAACGAGGCTGAATTCGCCAAGAATGTAACGTTTCTGAGTCTTCTTGGTAAGTTATTGTTACTGCATCACGAACATCCGGTAAGGACGCAGAAAACACGAAACTACGATCGCGAGGAGGACGCAGATTTCGCAGACTCTTGCAGCAGCTTACAAGGAGAGAGCGAGTGGTGGTGGGATTTTTTGCATCACATCAGAGAAAACGTGCTGGTTATGGCAGCAAACATAGCCGGTCACATGGATCTAAGTCAACACCCAGAAGAAATATCTCGACCGGTGTTGGATGGTCTTCTGCATTGGGCGGTGTGTCCTGCTGCTCATGGACAAGATCCTTTCCCCACTGTTGGCCCGAACTCTTCTTTATCACCGCAACGACTAGCACTGGAGGCTTTGTGCAAGCTTTGCGTGACGGAATGCAACGTAGATCTAGTAGTTGCTACACCCCCTTACTCAAGACTTCAGAGACTTTGCTCGGTATTGACCAGGCTACTCTGCCGAAGTGAGGAGCAAGTGTTGCGCGAGTTCGGCGTGAACTTGCTTCACTTTCTATCTGCAGCAGACAGTGGTGTGGCTCGTACAATCGCTTTGCAGACACCTTGCGTGGCCCTATTGGTGGCGTTTATCGAACAGGCAGAATCAAGTGCATTGGGGGTTGCAAATCAACATGGATTGGCTGCACTACGTGATAATCCTGAGTCAATGGGCACCAGTTTGGACATGCTGCGACGTGCTGCTGGTACGCTGCTGAACCTCGCCAGGCATCCTGATAACAGAACTCTGTTATTACAGCACGAATCACGATTACTCGCCTTGGTGATGAGTCAAATTTTAGATCAGCAAGTGGCCGCAATCGTTGCTCGTGTATTGTTCCAGTGTTCCAGGGGCACGTAA